In Haloimpatiens massiliensis, the following are encoded in one genomic region:
- a CDS encoding flavodoxin family protein, with the protein MRILGIIFSSRKNGNCSRCAQYCLDKFKIAGNTVELINIFDFNIQGCGLCNYDCFHGNGCSIKDDTLKVYEKCFNADKIIFAIPTYCGHLSSAYFKFWERSQGVFNDNHKYEKDFLSKINFIVIGNLTSGGDMAAHEALYSFVNRNFYPEIIILSSREYNKKSINGDLLDSLEVVYKLDNFTQRLLKN; encoded by the coding sequence TTGAGAATTTTAGGAATTATATTTAGTTCTAGAAAAAACGGAAATTGCTCAAGATGTGCACAATATTGTTTAGATAAATTTAAAATAGCTGGAAATACTGTTGAGCTTATAAATATATTTGATTTTAATATTCAAGGCTGTGGATTGTGCAATTATGATTGTTTTCATGGTAATGGTTGCTCCATAAAGGATGATACCTTGAAAGTATATGAAAAATGTTTTAATGCAGATAAAATAATTTTTGCTATACCTACCTATTGTGGTCATTTGTCTTCAGCGTATTTTAAATTTTGGGAAAGATCCCAAGGAGTTTTTAATGATAATCATAAGTATGAAAAGGACTTTCTTAGTAAAATTAATTTTATTGTAATAGGTAATCTTACATCTGGAGGAGATATGGCAGCTCATGAAGCACTATATAGTTTTGTAAACCGTAATTTTTACCCGGAGATAATAATACTATCTTCAAGGGAATATAATAAGAAATCTATAAATGGAGATTTATTGGATTCATTGGAAGTAGTGTATAAATTAGATAATTTTACTCAAAGGCTATTAAAAAATTAA
- a CDS encoding D-glycero-alpha-D-manno-heptose-1,7-bisphosphate 7-phosphatase: protein MRKAVFLDLQGTLGGDGLGDVVDFSFFPFSVKAIKMLNDFNMLAIVVTNQSHISKGYFTYEEFNRKINELKDELKQKDAYLDAVYCCPHTKEDKCKCKKPLPGMILKAQEDFNINIKESYVIGDMGADDMLLADSVGAKGILVRTGVGEGSLTNFRNTWKDVKAEYIADDVFEAVKWILEKEIK from the coding sequence ATGAGAAAGGCAGTTTTTTTAGATTTACAAGGGACTCTTGGGGGAGACGGTCTAGGTGATGTTGTGGATTTTTCTTTTTTCCCATTCTCAGTAAAAGCAATTAAAATGCTAAATGACTTTAATATGTTAGCTATTGTAGTAACTAATCAAAGTCATATTTCAAAAGGATATTTTACTTATGAAGAATTTAATAGGAAAATTAATGAATTAAAAGACGAATTGAAGCAAAAGGATGCTTATTTGGATGCTGTTTATTGTTGTCCTCATACAAAAGAAGATAAATGTAAATGTAAGAAGCCTTTACCAGGTATGATTTTAAAGGCACAAGAGGATTTTAATATAAATATTAAGGAGAGTTATGTTATAGGTGATATGGGCGCAGACGATATGCTATTAGCAGATTCTGTAGGAGCTAAGGGAATATTAGTTAGAACTGGAGTTGGAGAAGGTAGTTTAACTAATTTTAGAAATACATGGAAAGATGTTAAAGCAGAGTATATTGCAGATGATGTATTTGAAGCTGTTAAGTGGATTTTAGAAAAGGAAATTAAATAA
- a CDS encoding GNAT family N-acetyltransferase yields MDIRYNSPSVEEYISLRLRTGMGIKDLSKTDIALKNSLFIVSLWDECKLIGFGRIVGDKGITYIISDVMVDPDYQRNGLGKVIMGEIDSYLDKHTDEHAYVCLIANKPADKLYYQFGFDYVSPNSCGMKRRQNGK; encoded by the coding sequence ATGGATATAAGATATAATTCTCCATCAGTAGAGGAATATATTTCTTTGAGGCTAAGAACTGGAATGGGAATTAAGGATTTATCAAAAACAGATATTGCTTTAAAAAACTCATTGTTTATTGTTTCTTTATGGGATGAGTGTAAATTAATTGGTTTTGGAAGAATTGTTGGTGATAAAGGCATAACTTATATTATTTCAGATGTTATGGTAGATCCAGATTACCAACGCAATGGTTTGGGAAAAGTAATTATGGGAGAAATCGATTCTTACTTAGATAAACATACAGATGAACATGCATATGTATGTTTAATTGCTAATAAACCTGCAGATAAACTATATTATCAATTTGGTTTTGATTACGTATCTCCAAATTCGTGTGGCATGAAAAGAAGGCAAAATGGAAAGTAG
- the folK gene encoding 2-amino-4-hydroxy-6-hydroxymethyldihydropteridine diphosphokinase, translated as MDKIYIEDLEVFSNHGVYPEEKKLGQKFLISAEISLNLQEAGLNDDLNQTINYGLLCNEIEDILKKNTFNLIEKAAEEVTGHILLKYSTIHRIKLKIKKPWAPIGKPIKYVAVEVDRCKHISYIGLGSNMGDKNKNLNDAINMINNSPFTKVIKTSNFYTTKPFGYLEQDDFLNCAISVETLLTPEKLMKVLLSIERELKRERVIKWGPRTIDLDILLYDNLICSREEIIIPHPLMQDRMFVLEPLNEIAPYALHPLLNKRIFELKKSLENK; from the coding sequence ATGGACAAAATTTATATTGAAGATTTAGAAGTATTCTCTAATCATGGCGTATATCCAGAAGAAAAAAAACTAGGTCAAAAATTTCTAATTTCAGCGGAAATATCTTTAAATTTACAAGAAGCTGGTTTAAATGATGATTTAAACCAAACTATAAATTATGGACTTTTGTGCAATGAAATTGAGGATATATTAAAAAAGAATACTTTCAATTTAATAGAAAAGGCCGCCGAAGAAGTGACTGGGCATATTCTTTTAAAATATTCTACTATTCATAGAATCAAATTAAAAATAAAAAAACCCTGGGCTCCTATAGGAAAGCCTATTAAATATGTTGCAGTAGAAGTGGATAGATGTAAGCATATATCCTATATTGGTCTTGGTTCAAATATGGGAGATAAAAATAAGAATTTAAATGATGCTATAAATATGATAAATAATTCTCCTTTTACAAAAGTAATTAAAACTTCAAATTTTTACACTACCAAGCCTTTTGGATATCTAGAACAGGATGACTTTTTAAACTGTGCTATTTCTGTTGAAACCCTTCTTACACCAGAAAAGCTTATGAAAGTCCTACTAAGCATTGAAAGGGAATTAAAAAGAGAGCGTGTAATAAAATGGGGACCTAGAACTATTGATTTAGACATTTTATTATATGACAACTTAATTTGTTCAAGAGAAGAAATTATAATTCCTCATCCTTTAATGCAGGATAGGATGTTTGTATTAGAACCCCTAAATGAAATAGCTCCTTATGCACTTCATCCACTACTTAACAAAAGAATTTTTGAACTTAAAAAGTCTTTAGAAAATAAATAG
- a CDS encoding HD domain-containing protein: MNRINRIINNGKYIEYIDKINELEINRELCHHDMQHFMDVSRIMYIINLENKFSFDKEIIYACGLLHDIGRWQQYESNIPHEIASANLSQEILKHCYFNEKEIEEILEAIKNHRNKENEKNSLSELLYRSDKLSRACFKCSAQKQCNWSDEKKNLNIKY; this comes from the coding sequence ATGAATAGAATAAATAGAATTATAAATAATGGAAAATACATAGAATATATAGACAAGATTAATGAATTAGAAATAAATAGAGAGTTGTGTCATCATGATATGCAGCATTTTATGGATGTCTCTCGCATTATGTACATAATTAACCTTGAAAATAAATTTTCTTTTGATAAAGAAATAATTTATGCCTGTGGTTTGCTCCATGATATCGGAAGATGGCAACAATACGAATCTAATATACCACATGAAATTGCTTCTGCAAATTTATCACAAGAAATTTTAAAACACTGTTATTTTAATGAAAAAGAGATAGAAGAAATTTTAGAAGCTATTAAAAATCATAGAAATAAAGAAAATGAAAAGAATTCCTTAAGTGAACTTCTTTATAGAAGTGATAAATTATCTAGAGCATGCTTCAAGTGTTCTGCACAAAAACAATGTAATTGGTCAGATGAAAAGAAAAATTTAAATATAAAATATTAA
- a CDS encoding DegV family protein yields the protein MRDFVIVTDSCCDLPEEYIKNNNIPYVPLTYRFKGREYLDDFGASLNYKEFYQGMKSGEIPQTSQANPDAFYKVFEEILREGKDIIYVGVSSGLSGTHNSSNIAKEMLEDEYKDAKIAIIDVLTASLGQGLMVIKAMEMRKKGDSFEQIVNYLEENKMNLNTYITVNDLNHLKRGGRISSAAALFGTVLHIKPVLTLNNEGRVIPVIKVKGRKNAIGKLAEFVHNKLENSEEQIITICHGDAQSEAERLKELILKEFKVKEVIINHIGPVVGTFGGPGALAVFFIGKHRQNHVIDIDI from the coding sequence ATGAGAGATTTTGTTATTGTTACTGATTCCTGTTGTGATTTACCAGAAGAATATATAAAGAATAATAATATACCATATGTGCCATTAACCTATAGATTTAAAGGAAGAGAATACCTAGATGATTTTGGTGCAAGTCTAAATTACAAAGAATTTTATCAGGGAATGAAAAGTGGTGAAATTCCTCAAACTTCACAGGCAAATCCAGATGCTTTTTATAAAGTTTTTGAAGAGATATTAAGGGAAGGTAAGGATATAATATATGTGGGTGTATCTTCAGGACTTAGTGGCACCCACAATAGTTCTAATATAGCAAAGGAAATGTTAGAGGATGAATATAAGGATGCTAAAATTGCTATTATAGATGTGTTAACCGCATCTTTAGGGCAAGGTCTTATGGTTATAAAAGCTATGGAGATGAGGAAAAAAGGAGATAGCTTTGAACAAATTGTTAACTATTTAGAAGAGAATAAAATGAATTTAAATACTTACATAACTGTTAATGATTTAAACCATTTAAAAAGAGGGGGTAGAATTTCTTCAGCAGCAGCACTCTTTGGCACTGTGCTTCATATTAAACCTGTGCTTACATTAAATAATGAAGGAAGGGTTATTCCGGTTATAAAGGTAAAGGGAAGAAAAAATGCTATTGGGAAGCTAGCGGAGTTTGTTCACAATAAGCTGGAAAATTCAGAAGAACAGATTATAACTATTTGTCATGGTGATGCTCAGTCTGAAGCTGAAAGGCTAAAGGAACTTATTTTAAAAGAATTTAAAGTTAAAGAAGTTATTATAAATCACATAGGACCAGTAGTTGGTACTTTTGGAGGTCCGGGAGCTCTCGCGGTATTTTTCATAGGAAAGCATAGACAAAATCATGTTATTGATATAGATATATAG
- the folP gene encoding dihydropteroate synthase, whose product MEIGNKIFELGKQTYIMGILNVTPDSFSDGGNFNNVEKAIKHAKEMIKDGAHIIDIGGESTRPNHTPVSEEKEIHRVIPIIEALSKEIDIPISIDTYKSKVAELAIKAGASLINDVWGFKEDKNMAKVAAKYNVACCLMHNRNNKNYNNFIEDVLNDLRESVNIALNAGVKKENIILDPGFGFAKTPEHNLQIMNELEKLQTLGYPILLGTSRKSTIGLVLDLPVNERVEGTIATTVIGIMRGCSFIRVHDVKENSRAAIMTDAIIKCSK is encoded by the coding sequence ATGGAAATAGGAAATAAAATTTTTGAATTAGGAAAACAAACTTATATAATGGGTATATTAAATGTAACTCCTGATTCTTTCTCTGATGGTGGCAATTTTAATAATGTGGAAAAAGCTATTAAACACGCTAAAGAAATGATAAAAGATGGCGCTCACATTATAGACATAGGTGGAGAGTCTACAAGGCCAAACCACACTCCTGTAAGCGAAGAAAAAGAAATTCATAGAGTAATTCCTATAATTGAGGCACTATCTAAGGAAATAGATATACCTATATCTATAGATACATATAAAAGCAAAGTAGCTGAACTTGCTATTAAAGCAGGTGCTTCTCTTATAAATGACGTTTGGGGATTTAAAGAAGATAAAAATATGGCTAAGGTAGCTGCCAAATACAATGTAGCTTGTTGCTTAATGCATAATAGAAATAACAAAAACTACAATAACTTTATTGAAGATGTCTTAAATGATCTAAGAGAAAGTGTAAATATAGCTTTAAATGCAGGTGTTAAGAAAGAAAATATAATATTAGACCCTGGTTTCGGTTTTGCCAAAACTCCAGAACACAATCTACAAATCATGAATGAACTTGAAAAACTGCAGACTCTCGGCTACCCTATACTTTTAGGAACCTCAAGAAAATCCACTATAGGTTTAGTGTTAGATTTACCCGTAAATGAAAGAGTTGAAGGAACCATTGCAACAACAGTTATAGGTATAATGAGGGGTTGTAGTTTTATAAGAGTTCATGATGTTAAAGAAAACTCAAGAGCAGCTATTATGACAGATGCAATTATTAAATGCAGTAAATAA